A single region of the Microbulbifer sp. MKSA007 genome encodes:
- a CDS encoding amino acid adenylation domain-containing protein, with translation MSPKPQNKLEPISPASLLKDLVCQAIDADINGIHPQADLIALGLNSVQIMKIAGQLRQKKIKVKFADLIAVPQLEAWLSLPQLATGTEESTSEHLSVPGAFDEGTPFDLAPMQHAYWIGRDPNQYLGGVAAHFYHEFDGQDVVPDRLEQAVRSLFERHGMLRVQILDDGRQQIPAEVSWPGLKVHDFRHQAAAEAEQSLIAVREQLSHRQLDISQGEVFDVQLSMLPAELKAGGTRLHINLDMVAADAFSLRVLLNDLAKLYLEPEQPLVPLNYSYPRYQADRSALHSKEERRAEKQQAKEHWQDRLADLTGAPQLPTAIGIESKDTRRVVRRHYSLSADRKNQLAEFASRHGITLSMTLAAALAEVLTAYSEESDFLLNLPLFDRESLHRDVNSLVGDFTSSILLAWQGSQSGTFVERAQRLQHNFRQDVAHGSYSGVEVLRDLSRQQGQTVFAPVVFTSALGLGELFGESVRSAFGDVNWIISQGPQVWLDVQVMELKGGLSVNWDAREAAFAPGVLDGMFAAFTQLLECLIGSPEFWAQPIPSLLPAEQKQQRQQVNSTAKPYQPHQLHEHFFSNAKNCPEAVALYWSGDQIRYGELAHSALAMAAYLQLQGVEPGDLVGILLPKGPEQIIAALGVLAAGAAYLPLGIDQPPLRRERVIKLAGAKLVIDNLSVLSGVAPLSKPVVGEAKGLAYTIFTSGSTGEPKGVEISHGSAWNTIADINTRFSVNENDRVLAVSALDFDLSVYDIFGLLSAGGALVLVEEESRRDAERWHQLVCQHGVTVWNTVPALLDMLLTTGGNTPAGELRLVLNSGDWISLDLPERLKRVNPGCRFIALGGATEASIWSNNFEVKEVDSSWRSIPYGYPLANQQFRVVDAQGRDCPDWVTGELWIGGAGVALGYRGAPDITAARFVTDEGERWYRTGDLGRYWPNGCLEFLGRADNQVKVRGHRIELGEIEAALTAHKGIAQAVALLTQRGVVAVVVLESKLSQGNINPEKCFVDLQQLQEPLNDLREFLSQRLTSAMLPSELWCLTEIPLTANGKVDRGGLQQFADESLSQYQTKQNPPQGKLEQQVAAAWCKFLDVNDIARDDNFFALGGDSLLATRVVRDLRESGFEGVTLSELFSQPSLADFAATLVQDPTENPQRNKDTTEITVTPWQSDKANRYAAFEPTDVQRAYWLGRDPEFVLGGIGCHFYREYDVVDLDLERLESALNAMIARHEMLRAVFDSEGRQRILADVPRFSIDVTEVDRDPASAFAQLRQECAEQVFEPSRWPLFDVRAVRCGRNTRLAIGLDNLILDAFSILLFYRELNILYQSPETHLPSIELSFRDYVRNVLPQTTAVFDSDLAEGPLAAAKTFWQHKLSELPPAPQLPIVREPASIERPHFVRHQQHIDKRTWQNLVARAAEQGITPSSLLLTAFAEVLSRWSSRPDLSLNLTLFDRREVHPDIYRVMGDFTSLTLVGYRPEAGDSWLVRAKKIQGEVGAALEHRDISSVSLMRELARRQSDAEATMPVVFTSALGIPGGTAAPEDGPLREPIWALTQTPQVWLDHQVVEVEGGVFLNWDVVEALFPEGMCAEMFQAYIGLLQWTGDAEWDSTPPDLLPKSQRELRTQLEKRTAIDPTDNLSQRFFQQAKANPDNIALYWGDDNSLSYGVLAERALRIAAWLLESQVSSAEVVAVNLPKGPDQIAAVLGVLAAGAAYLPVGIDQPKARRESMLRRADVKVVLDQSAIHQAEQFTPIGEPISEPISEPIATEPEQLAYIIFTSGSTGEPKGVEVSHSAAWNTIADINERFSVDENDRVLAISALDFDLSVFDIFGLLSVGGALVLIDEEDRRDAECWHQRVCHYGITIWNTVPALLDMLLTVGAGTPPGKLRLVLNSGDWIGLDLPQRLKQVQPECRFIALGGATEASIWSNSFEVIDVAPSWHSIPYGYPLANQKFRVVDAQGRDCPDWTTGELWIGGDGVAMGYRAAPELTEARFVTVDGERWYRTGDLGRYWPNGCLEFLGRADSQVKVRGHRIELGEIETVFNRQMFVQRALVLTTEEQQLVAAVVLAPECPPTFSTDDLREYLRHHLPSYMVPDFIVTLPEMPLSANGKLDRASVLKLVHAVEKPQQEKAAELATDNERLVALIWQELLNLPAINRDQNFFELGGDSLLATRFIDRLKQQHRLLLPLRRLFASPRLADVAGALSAMKPLVDVDADMVEEGVI, from the coding sequence TTGTCGCCGAAGCCGCAGAATAAATTAGAGCCAATCAGCCCGGCCAGCTTGTTAAAGGATTTAGTTTGTCAGGCTATTGATGCCGATATTAATGGTATTCATCCGCAGGCTGACTTAATTGCACTGGGGCTCAACTCAGTACAAATCATGAAGATAGCTGGTCAATTAAGGCAGAAAAAGATCAAAGTAAAATTTGCTGATCTTATTGCAGTGCCTCAATTGGAAGCCTGGCTTTCTCTACCTCAGTTGGCTACTGGAACTGAAGAAAGTACCAGTGAACATTTATCTGTGCCGGGAGCCTTTGATGAAGGCACTCCCTTTGATTTGGCACCGATGCAACATGCCTATTGGATTGGACGAGACCCGAATCAATATTTAGGGGGCGTTGCCGCACATTTTTATCATGAGTTTGATGGTCAGGATGTAGTACCTGATCGATTGGAACAGGCTGTGCGCTCCCTATTCGAGCGGCATGGGATGCTGCGTGTTCAAATCCTCGATGATGGTCGACAGCAGATTCCCGCAGAAGTGAGCTGGCCCGGTTTAAAGGTTCATGATTTCAGGCATCAGGCTGCCGCAGAAGCGGAGCAGAGTCTTATCGCTGTTAGGGAGCAACTCTCCCATCGGCAGCTGGATATATCGCAGGGCGAGGTTTTTGATGTACAGCTCTCAATGTTACCTGCTGAATTAAAAGCTGGCGGCACACGCCTACATATTAATCTGGATATGGTAGCTGCAGATGCCTTTAGTCTGCGCGTGTTACTGAATGACTTGGCCAAGCTCTACCTGGAACCAGAACAGCCTCTGGTTCCGCTTAATTACAGTTATCCGCGCTACCAGGCTGACCGCAGCGCTCTTCACTCAAAGGAAGAGCGCCGAGCTGAGAAGCAGCAGGCCAAAGAACACTGGCAGGATCGCCTGGCAGATTTGACTGGTGCTCCTCAATTACCCACTGCAATAGGTATTGAGTCTAAAGACACTCGTCGCGTTGTTCGTCGCCACTATAGTCTGTCTGCTGATCGGAAAAACCAGCTAGCGGAATTTGCGAGTCGTCACGGTATTACTTTATCCATGACCTTGGCAGCGGCGCTTGCGGAAGTGCTTACGGCCTATAGCGAAGAGTCAGATTTCCTGCTGAATCTCCCCCTGTTCGACCGGGAATCCCTGCACCGGGATGTCAACTCTCTGGTAGGAGACTTTACTTCTTCGATCTTGCTTGCCTGGCAGGGCAGCCAGAGTGGAACCTTTGTTGAGCGTGCACAGCGTTTACAACACAACTTCCGTCAGGATGTAGCGCACGGGAGTTATTCCGGCGTAGAGGTGCTGCGTGACCTCAGCAGGCAACAGGGACAAACGGTGTTTGCGCCGGTTGTTTTTACCAGTGCGCTTGGGTTGGGAGAATTATTTGGCGAGTCAGTTCGGAGTGCCTTTGGAGATGTCAATTGGATTATCTCCCAAGGGCCACAAGTGTGGCTGGACGTACAGGTTATGGAACTCAAAGGTGGCCTGTCCGTAAACTGGGATGCGCGGGAAGCTGCTTTTGCTCCCGGCGTCCTGGATGGCATGTTTGCCGCCTTTACGCAGTTACTGGAATGCCTGATCGGCAGCCCGGAATTCTGGGCCCAGCCGATACCATCGCTGCTGCCAGCGGAACAAAAGCAGCAGCGCCAGCAGGTAAATTCCACAGCCAAGCCATACCAGCCTCACCAATTACACGAACATTTTTTTAGCAATGCCAAAAACTGCCCAGAAGCAGTGGCTCTCTATTGGAGCGGTGATCAAATCCGTTACGGGGAGTTGGCCCACAGTGCTTTGGCGATGGCCGCGTATTTACAGCTTCAAGGCGTTGAGCCCGGTGATTTGGTCGGTATTTTATTACCCAAGGGACCGGAGCAGATTATTGCAGCCTTGGGCGTATTAGCGGCAGGAGCGGCATATCTGCCGCTGGGTATAGACCAGCCACCGCTACGTAGAGAGCGCGTGATAAAGCTTGCTGGAGCCAAGCTGGTTATAGATAACTTGTCTGTGCTCTCCGGTGTCGCGCCTTTATCCAAGCCTGTCGTGGGAGAGGCCAAAGGTCTCGCCTATACCATTTTCACCTCCGGCTCTACCGGTGAACCCAAGGGCGTAGAAATTAGTCACGGGAGTGCCTGGAACACAATAGCGGACATTAACACGCGCTTTTCGGTTAACGAAAATGATCGAGTGCTCGCCGTATCAGCATTGGATTTCGACCTTTCCGTTTACGATATTTTTGGGCTCTTGTCCGCCGGCGGTGCATTGGTATTGGTTGAAGAGGAATCCCGGCGGGATGCTGAGCGCTGGCATCAGCTGGTGTGCCAGCATGGCGTTACTGTGTGGAATACGGTGCCGGCGCTTTTGGATATGCTGCTGACCACGGGTGGTAATACCCCAGCTGGGGAGCTGCGCCTGGTATTAAATTCTGGCGACTGGATCAGCCTTGACCTGCCGGAACGATTAAAGCGCGTAAACCCAGGTTGCCGCTTTATCGCTTTGGGCGGGGCCACCGAAGCTTCTATTTGGTCGAACAATTTTGAAGTCAAAGAAGTTGATTCCTCTTGGCGATCTATTCCCTATGGTTACCCTTTGGCCAACCAGCAATTCAGAGTGGTGGATGCCCAGGGGCGTGATTGCCCTGACTGGGTGACAGGGGAGTTATGGATCGGTGGTGCTGGCGTTGCTTTGGGGTATCGCGGTGCTCCCGATATCACCGCAGCCCGTTTTGTGACAGACGAAGGCGAGCGCTGGTACCGCACCGGAGACTTGGGCCGCTATTGGCCGAACGGGTGCCTGGAGTTTTTGGGCCGCGCCGATAATCAGGTCAAGGTGCGCGGACACCGCATTGAACTCGGCGAGATTGAAGCGGCACTGACTGCGCACAAAGGGATTGCGCAAGCGGTCGCACTGCTGACTCAGCGAGGTGTGGTTGCGGTTGTCGTTCTGGAATCCAAATTATCGCAAGGGAATATAAATCCAGAAAAGTGCTTTGTTGATTTGCAGCAGTTGCAGGAACCTTTGAACGATTTGCGGGAGTTCCTGAGTCAACGATTGACCAGCGCCATGTTGCCCAGTGAGCTTTGGTGTCTCACTGAAATACCGCTTACCGCCAATGGCAAAGTTGATCGCGGCGGTTTACAGCAGTTTGCCGATGAATCCCTGTCGCAGTACCAGACAAAGCAGAACCCACCGCAAGGTAAATTAGAGCAGCAGGTGGCTGCCGCCTGGTGCAAATTCCTCGATGTTAATGATATAGCCCGGGACGATAACTTCTTCGCACTTGGAGGTGACTCCCTGTTAGCAACCCGTGTTGTGCGAGATCTGCGCGAGTCTGGCTTTGAAGGTGTCACACTGTCGGAATTATTTAGCCAGCCCAGCTTGGCCGACTTTGCTGCGACATTAGTTCAAGATCCAACTGAGAACCCACAGCGAAATAAAGACACTACCGAAATTACTGTTACACCCTGGCAATCGGATAAGGCCAATCGGTACGCCGCTTTTGAACCTACCGATGTCCAGCGGGCCTATTGGCTGGGAAGGGACCCGGAATTTGTTTTGGGTGGTATCGGTTGTCATTTTTATCGCGAATACGACGTTGTTGATCTCGATCTGGAGCGTTTGGAGTCTGCACTAAATGCGATGATTGCCCGCCATGAAATGCTGCGGGCTGTATTCGACAGTGAAGGTCGTCAGCGCATCCTTGCCGATGTGCCGAGATTTTCCATTGATGTTACAGAGGTAGACCGCGATCCAGCTTCTGCTTTTGCTCAACTGCGACAGGAGTGCGCTGAGCAGGTGTTTGAGCCCAGCCGGTGGCCACTGTTTGATGTCCGTGCTGTGCGCTGTGGGCGCAATACCCGATTGGCTATCGGTTTGGATAATTTGATTCTCGATGCCTTCAGTATTCTGCTGTTTTATCGTGAGTTAAATATTCTTTATCAAAGCCCTGAAACCCATCTACCTTCTATCGAACTCTCTTTCCGCGACTATGTGCGCAATGTATTGCCGCAAACTACCGCAGTATTTGATAGTGATCTTGCCGAAGGTCCCCTGGCTGCCGCAAAAACATTTTGGCAACACAAATTATCGGAGCTGCCTCCCGCGCCTCAGCTGCCCATAGTGCGGGAGCCGGCATCCATTGAGCGCCCGCACTTTGTGCGCCATCAACAGCATATTGATAAGCGGACCTGGCAAAACCTGGTTGCGCGCGCGGCTGAGCAGGGAATCACTCCATCAAGTCTGCTTCTAACAGCTTTTGCCGAGGTGCTTAGTCGTTGGAGCAGTCGCCCTGACCTGAGTTTGAACCTTACCCTGTTTGATCGCCGTGAAGTTCATCCAGATATCTATCGGGTAATGGGGGATTTCACCTCCCTGACCCTGGTGGGTTACCGACCTGAGGCCGGTGACAGCTGGTTGGTGCGAGCGAAAAAAATACAAGGGGAAGTTGGCGCGGCCCTGGAACATCGCGATATTTCCAGTGTTAGCTTGATGCGGGAATTAGCCCGCCGACAGAGCGACGCGGAAGCCACAATGCCCGTGGTCTTCACCAGTGCACTGGGTATTCCCGGTGGCACAGCGGCACCGGAGGATGGGCCTCTGCGGGAACCCATCTGGGCCCTGACACAAACGCCGCAAGTCTGGTTGGATCACCAGGTGGTCGAAGTCGAGGGAGGCGTTTTCTTAAATTGGGATGTGGTCGAAGCGCTTTTCCCTGAGGGGATGTGCGCGGAAATGTTCCAGGCCTATATCGGCTTGCTCCAATGGACGGGTGACGCTGAATGGGATTCCACACCGCCTGATTTATTACCCAAGTCTCAACGGGAATTGAGAACCCAGCTTGAAAAGCGTACCGCAATTGACCCAACAGATAATTTGTCGCAGCGATTTTTCCAGCAAGCAAAAGCGAATCCCGACAATATCGCCTTATATTGGGGTGACGATAATTCCCTGAGTTATGGCGTCCTGGCAGAGCGTGCTTTGCGTATCGCTGCCTGGTTATTGGAAAGTCAGGTTTCATCTGCCGAGGTGGTGGCCGTTAACCTGCCGAAAGGACCCGACCAGATTGCCGCTGTTTTGGGGGTACTCGCAGCGGGAGCTGCTTATTTGCCTGTTGGTATCGATCAACCGAAGGCCAGGCGCGAGTCAATGTTGCGCCGTGCCGATGTAAAAGTGGTACTCGACCAAAGTGCAATTCATCAGGCCGAACAGTTCACTCCTATTGGTGAACCGATTTCTGAGCCTATTTCTGAGCCTATTGCAACAGAACCTGAGCAACTGGCTTATATCATTTTCACTTCCGGCTCCACGGGCGAACCCAAGGGCGTCGAAGTCAGTCACAGTGCCGCCTGGAATACCATTGCGGATATCAACGAACGTTTCTCTGTTGATGAAAATGATCGTGTACTGGCCATTTCAGCCCTGGATTTTGACCTCTCTGTTTTCGATATTTTCGGACTGCTATCTGTCGGTGGTGCGCTGGTATTGATTGATGAAGAGGACCGGCGGGATGCCGAGTGCTGGCATCAACGGGTATGTCACTACGGCATCACCATCTGGAATACGGTACCGGCGCTACTGGATATGTTACTCACTGTCGGTGCAGGTACACCGCCTGGCAAATTGCGTTTGGTATTAAATTCCGGCGATTGGATTGGCCTGGATTTACCCCAGCGCTTAAAACAAGTACAGCCCGAATGCCGTTTTATCGCACTGGGTGGCGCCACGGAAGCTTCTATTTGGTCCAACAGTTTTGAAGTTATAGACGTTGCCCCAAGCTGGCACTCGATCCCGTACGGATACCCCCTGGCTAACCAGAAATTCAGGGTGGTGGATGCCCAGGGGCGCGACTGCCCTGACTGGACAACGGGTGAGCTGTGGATCGGTGGTGATGGTGTCGCCATGGGCTATCGCGCGGCTCCCGAGTTGACCGAAGCGCGCTTTGTTACGGTCGATGGTGAGCGCTGGTATCGCACAGGGGATCTTGGACGCTACTGGCCGAATGGATGCTTGGAATTTTTGGGGCGCGCCGATAGCCAGGTGAAGGTCCGTGGCCATCGCATAGAGCTGGGTGAAATCGAAACCGTATTTAATCGTCAGATGTTTGTGCAGCGCGCGCTGGTGCTAACCACAGAAGAACAACAGCTGGTCGCTGCCGTTGTGCTCGCACCCGAATGCCCACCAACTTTTAGTACTGATGACTTGCGCGAGTACCTTCGCCACCATCTTCCGTCTTATATGGTCCCGGATTTCATTGTGACCTTGCCGGAAATGCCCTTGAGTGCAAACGGCAAATTGGATCGGGCTTCAGTATTAAAGCTCGTGCATGCGGTGGAAAAACCGCAACAGGAAAAAGCGGCTGAGCTGGCAACAGATAACGAGCGCCTGGTCGCACTGATCTGGCAGGAACTTCTTAACCTGCCAGCGATAAACCGCGATCAAAATTTCTTTGAATTGGGTGGCGATAGTTTATTGGCCACCCGGTTTATCGACCGCTTAAAACAGCAACACCGCTTGCTGCTTCCCCTCAGACGTTTATTCGCCTCTCCGAGACTGGCAGATGTTGCCGGTGCCCTAAGTGCAATGAAACCGCTAGTGGATGTTGATGCGGATATGGTGGAAGAGGGTGTGATATGA